The Dunckerocampus dactyliophorus isolate RoL2022-P2 chromosome 1, RoL_Ddac_1.1, whole genome shotgun sequence genome has a segment encoding these proteins:
- the tmem201 gene encoding transmembrane protein 201: protein MDTLNHFVQRYPQVLYSATAFVAGGALIYKLANRRKPLNLKVNCWFCNQDTIVPYGNRNCWDCPCCDQYNGFQDNGDYNKPIPAQYTEDLNHGVSGSLPTQASPGKLQWVNSKMLLCRKCNHNQSTKLKLLSSFMPKNDENYDEEVDAYKCHLEEHYKLCRPCQAAVDYYIKYQNRQLRTVLLSNQLRHTQESLKGFIKGYFSGSCPLGVVVLRCLAMLICAFLLTTSFYQPADQPAASSGGLKSPKPSIRNVSDSSSESVGGLLGILSFPLVDYAKLLWLCGQANQMVVVCVGVSLCLIGILLGGTTRLRRIDAVSSVLWFLVLCWHLLVEYMGSDGSSWTNTAKHITTGLCCIVSFAAAVATRNPLGQRRGRNRRYLEGSSVRSLSNQPAMLTPEMIRSFVPSPPPNISKLINHQKAPPKGKDYLSSLPRRLSSALCLGTISTFTRTDSGYLFSGSRPASLYKDSPPSDYFSMKSCSRPSSPGPSPTPSVDGSGISSSCSTRQRRPLISPARFNLSSQKPPKLYSMDTESMLKSPLVSSSHFLLADQTSACSGRISPDMSLFQSQSDLASILNERGVKTKESSSSGSLTCLVGTTTAVPKNTRFSQNIMTRQVWMVLLFASLSTNLLFAGLWIFYNWR from the exons ATGGATACGTTAAACCATTTTGTCCAACGATATCCCCAGGTGTTGTACAGCGCTACGGCGTTTGTAGCCGGTGGCGCGCTCATCTACAAGCTTGCTAACAG GAGGAAGCCCCTGAATCTTAAGGTGAACTGCTGGTTCTGCAACCAGGACACTATAGTTCCGTATGGGAACAGGAACTGTTGGGACTGTCCCTGCTGTGACCAGTACAATGGCTTTCAGGAC AATGGGGACTACAACAAGCCCATTCCGGCGCAGTACACTGAGGATCTGAACCACGGTGTGTCCGGTAGCCTGCCTACGCAAGCATCTCCTGGTAAACTGCAATGGGTCAACTCTAAGATGCTGTTATGCAGGAAGTGCAATCACAACCAGTCAACTAAGCTCAAGCTGTTGTCCTCATTCATGCCAAAGAATGAT gAGAACTACGACGAGGAGGTTGACGCATACAAGTGTCACTTGGAGGAGCACTACAAGCTATGCAGGCCGTGTCAGGCAGCTGTGGACTACTACATCAAGTATCAGAATCGTCAGCTAAGGACTGTGTTGCTCAGCAATCAGCTTCGACACACCCAAGAATCTCTTAAGGGCTTCATAAAG GGCTATTTCTCTGGTTCTTGTCCACTTGGGGTGGTGGTACTCCGATGCCTTGCCATGCTCATTTGTGCTTTCTTGCTTACTACATCTTTTTATCAACCTGCCGACCAGCCGGCTGCATCAAGTGGAGGGCTGAAATCACCCAAACCCTCCATCCGCAATGTGTCCGATAGCAGCAGTGAGAGCGTTGGAGGCCTGCTTGGGATCCTCTCATTTCCTCTTGTTGATTATGCCAAACTCCTGTGGCTCTGCGGACAAGCTAATCAGATGGTGGTCGTTTGTGTCGGTGTGTCATTGTGTCTCATTGGTATCCTCTTGGGAGGAACCACCAG GTTAAGGAGAATCGACGCTGTGTCCTCTGTGCTGTGGTTCCTTGTTCTGTGTTGGCATCTGCTGGTGGAGTACATGGGTAGTGATGGGTCAAGCTGGACGAACACAGCCAAGCACATCACCACCGGCCTCTGTTGCATCGTCAGCTTTGCCGCTGCCGTAGCAACGCGCAACCCCCTGGGTCAACGAAGAGGCAGAAATCGAAG ATACCTCGAGGGTTCTTCAGTGCGTTCCCTAAGCAACCAGCCCGCTATGCTCACCCCAGAAATGATTCGCTCCTTCGTTCCCTCGCCTCCTCCCAACATTTCCAAACTCATCAACCACCAAAAGGCTCCCCCGAAAGGCAAGGATTACCTCTCCTCCCTGCCTCGTCGTCTCAGCAGCGCCCTCTGTCTCGGCACCATCTCCACCTTCACCAGGACAG attCAGGCTACTTGTTCAGTGGAAGCAGACCAGCCTCCCTCTACAAAGACTCCCCTCCCTCAG ACTACTTTTCAATGAAGTCGTGTAGTCGGCCATCATCACCTGGGCCCTCGCCGACTCCCTCAGTGGATGGCTCTGGGATTTCCAGCTCCTGTTCGACCAGACAACGTCGCCCTCTCATCAGCCCAGCGCGTTTCAACCTCAGCAGTCAGAAGCCACCAAAGCTGTACTCGATGGATACAGAGTCCATGTTGAAGTCCCCTCTGGTGTCCTCATCGCATTTTCTCCTCGCGGACCAGACTTCTGCTTGCAGTGGCCGCATTTCACCAGACATGTCACTCTTCCAGAGCCAGAGTG ATTTGGCTTCAATACTTAACGAGAGGGGTGTGAAGACGAAAGAGAGCAGCTCCTCGGGGTCTTTAACTTGCCTGGTTGGCACAACCACAGCAGTACCAAAGAACACACGCTTCTCTCAAA ACATTATGACGCGCCAAGTCTGGATGGTACTTTTGTTCGCCAGCCTCAGCACCAACCTGTTGTTTGCCGGCCTGTGGATATTTTACAACTGGAGATGA